A single region of the Nocardioides aquaticus genome encodes:
- a CDS encoding phosphoadenylyl-sulfate reductase, with the protein MTTATTDAARSFRGATAGNRSPEELRELVSHWGAELELAPAETIIEWAAATFGEKFCVTSSMADAVLSHLVSSVVPGIDVVFLDTGYHFAETIGTRDAVAATLPVNLLSITPVQSVAEQDAAWGKDLYKTDPDQCCALRKVVPLAEALAGYEAWATGLRRAETKNRVIAPVLGWDAKKGKVKVSPLARWSDEQVEQYVVDNNVLVNPLVYDGYPSIGCAPCTRRVAPGDDPRSGRWAGTSKTECGIHT; encoded by the coding sequence ATGACCACCGCCACCACCGACGCCGCCCGCAGCTTCCGCGGCGCCACCGCCGGCAACCGCTCGCCCGAGGAGCTGCGCGAGCTGGTGTCCCACTGGGGCGCCGAGCTCGAGCTGGCCCCGGCCGAGACGATCATCGAGTGGGCCGCGGCGACCTTCGGCGAGAAGTTCTGCGTGACCTCCTCGATGGCCGACGCGGTCCTGTCCCACCTGGTCTCCAGCGTGGTCCCGGGCATCGACGTGGTCTTCCTCGACACCGGCTACCACTTCGCCGAGACCATCGGCACCCGCGACGCCGTGGCCGCGACCCTGCCGGTCAACCTGCTCTCGATCACCCCGGTGCAGAGCGTGGCCGAGCAGGACGCCGCATGGGGCAAGGACCTCTACAAGACCGACCCCGACCAGTGCTGCGCCCTGCGCAAGGTCGTGCCGCTGGCCGAGGCCCTCGCGGGCTACGAGGCGTGGGCCACCGGCCTGCGCCGCGCCGAGACCAAGAACCGCGTCATCGCACCGGTCCTGGGCTGGGACGCCAAGAAGGGCAAGGTCAAGGTCTCCCCGCTCGCGCGGTGGAGCGACGAGCAGGTCGAGCAGTACGTCGTGGACAACAACGTGCTGGTCAACCCGCTGGTCTACGACGGCTACCCCTCGATCGGCTGTGCTCCCTGCACCCGCCGCGTGGCCCCGGGCGACGACCCGCGCAGCGGCCGCTGGGCCGGCACCTCCAAGACCGAGTGCGGGATCCACACGTGA
- a CDS encoding polyphosphate kinase 2 family protein → MSTHSTTTASDLAAALRVPPGPVDLTAWPTDTTPGFDGDKAEGKRLLGELGDPLGDLQERLFAEGVSGAGERSVLLVLQGMDTSGKGGVVRNTVGLVDPQGVRITSFKAPTPEELEQDFLWRIRKGVPEPGKIGVFDRSHYEDVLIGRVRALVDQEELERRYDAINDFEQELVASGVHVLKVMLHVSRATQRERLLARLDDPTKHWKFAPGDIDDRGLWDDYQRAYEIALERTSTELAPWHVVPADRKWFRNLAVGRLLLGELERMAPQWPSADFDVEEQRGRLQSEPA, encoded by the coding sequence GTGAGCACCCACAGTACGACCACCGCCTCCGACCTCGCGGCCGCGCTGCGCGTGCCCCCGGGCCCGGTCGACCTCACCGCCTGGCCGACCGACACGACCCCGGGCTTCGACGGTGACAAGGCGGAGGGCAAGCGGCTGCTGGGCGAGCTGGGCGACCCGCTCGGCGACCTGCAGGAGCGGCTCTTCGCCGAGGGCGTCTCGGGGGCGGGGGAGCGGTCGGTGCTGCTGGTCCTGCAGGGCATGGACACCTCCGGCAAGGGCGGCGTCGTGCGCAACACGGTCGGGCTGGTGGACCCCCAGGGGGTCCGGATCACCTCGTTCAAGGCGCCGACGCCCGAGGAGCTCGAGCAGGACTTCCTGTGGCGCATCCGCAAGGGCGTGCCGGAGCCGGGGAAGATCGGGGTCTTCGACCGCAGCCACTACGAGGACGTCCTGATCGGCCGGGTGCGGGCGCTGGTCGACCAGGAGGAGCTCGAGCGGCGCTACGACGCGATCAACGACTTCGAGCAGGAGCTGGTCGCCTCGGGGGTGCACGTGCTGAAGGTGATGCTGCACGTCTCCCGCGCCACCCAGCGGGAGCGGCTGCTCGCCCGCCTCGACGACCCCACGAAGCACTGGAAGTTCGCGCCCGGCGACATCGACGACCGCGGTCTGTGGGACGACTACCAGCGGGCGTACGAGATCGCCCTGGAGCGGACCAGCACCGAGCTCGCGCCGTGGCACGTGGTCCCGGCCGACCGCAAGTGGTTCCGCAACCTCGCCGTGGGCCGGCTGCTGCTCGGTGAGCTGGAACGGATGGCGCCGCAGTGGCCCTCCGCGGACTTCGACGTGGAGGAGCAGCGCGGGCGGCTGCAGTCGGAGCCGGCGTGA
- a CDS encoding DUF3037 domain-containing protein: protein MSAPELSYQYVVLRCVPRADREEFVNVGVALYCQGADHLAAEGCIDAARLEALWPALDVERVLEAMAFVEAVAAGDPRAGAVAAQPLTQRFGYLKAPRSTVLQPGPVHGGTTTDPAATLTALVARTCE from the coding sequence GTGAGCGCCCCGGAGCTGTCCTACCAGTACGTCGTCCTGCGCTGCGTCCCGCGCGCGGACCGCGAGGAGTTCGTCAACGTCGGGGTCGCGCTCTACTGCCAGGGCGCCGACCACCTCGCCGCGGAGGGGTGCATCGACGCGGCGCGCCTCGAGGCGCTCTGGCCGGCCCTGGACGTGGAGCGGGTGCTGGAGGCGATGGCGTTCGTGGAGGCCGTCGCGGCCGGCGACCCCCGCGCGGGCGCGGTCGCGGCCCAGCCGTTGACGCAGCGGTTCGGCTACCTCAAGGCACCGCGGAGCACGGTGCTGCAGCCGGGCCCGGTGCACGGCGGGACGACGACCGACCCGGCCGCCACGCTCACCGCCCTGGTGGCACGCACCTGCGAGTGA
- the recA gene encoding recombinase RecA, with protein sequence MAGGDRDKALDTALLNIEKQFGKGSVMRLGDETRAPLEVIPTGSIALDVALGLGGLPRGRVVEIYGPESSGKTTVALHAVANAQRAGGIVAFIDAEHALDPDYAKNLGVDTDALLVSQPDSGEQALEIADMLVRSGALDLIVIDSVAALVPRAEIEGEMGDSHVGLQARLMSQALRKMTGALNSSGTTAIFINQLREKIGVMFGSPETTTGGRALKFYSSVRLDVRRIETLKDGTDMVGNRTRCKVVKNKVAPPFKQAEFDIMYGKGISREGGLIDVGVEAGLVRKAGAWYTYEGDQLGQGKENARTFLRDNPDLANELEKKILEKLGVGPQVDAEASELSDEPIGINDF encoded by the coding sequence ATGGCTGGCGGAGACCGCGACAAGGCGCTGGACACGGCGCTGCTCAACATCGAGAAGCAGTTCGGCAAGGGCTCGGTGATGCGCCTGGGCGACGAGACGCGCGCCCCCCTCGAGGTGATCCCGACCGGCTCGATCGCCCTCGACGTCGCGCTGGGCCTCGGCGGCCTGCCCCGCGGCCGGGTGGTCGAGATCTACGGCCCGGAGTCTTCGGGAAAGACCACGGTCGCCCTGCACGCGGTGGCCAACGCCCAGCGCGCCGGCGGCATCGTGGCCTTCATCGACGCCGAGCACGCCCTGGACCCCGACTACGCCAAGAACCTCGGCGTCGACACCGACGCGCTGCTGGTCTCGCAGCCCGACTCCGGTGAGCAGGCGCTCGAGATCGCCGACATGCTGGTGCGCTCCGGCGCGCTCGACCTGATCGTCATCGACTCCGTCGCGGCGCTGGTGCCCCGGGCCGAGATCGAGGGCGAGATGGGCGACAGCCACGTCGGCCTCCAGGCCCGCCTGATGAGCCAGGCGCTGCGCAAGATGACCGGTGCGCTGAACTCCTCCGGCACGACGGCGATCTTCATCAACCAGCTCCGCGAGAAGATCGGCGTCATGTTCGGCTCGCCCGAGACCACCACCGGTGGTCGGGCGCTGAAGTTCTACTCCTCGGTCCGCCTCGACGTGCGTCGCATCGAGACGCTCAAGGACGGCACCGACATGGTCGGCAACCGGACCCGCTGCAAGGTCGTCAAGAACAAGGTCGCGCCGCCGTTCAAGCAGGCCGAGTTCGACATCATGTACGGCAAGGGCATCTCCCGCGAGGGCGGCCTGATCGACGTGGGCGTCGAGGCGGGCCTCGTCCGCAAGGCCGGCGCCTGGTACACCTACGAGGGCGACCAGCTCGGCCAGGGCAAGGAGAACGCGCGGACCTTCCTGCGCGACAACCCCGACCTCGCCAACGAGCTCGAGAAGAAGATCCTCGAGAAGCTGGGGGTCGGCCCGCAGGTCGACGCCGAGGCCTCCGAGCTGTCGGACGAGCCCATCGGGATCAATGACTTCTGA
- a CDS encoding glycosyltransferase family 2 protein, translated as MTTCDLVLPCRDEGPALRSLLPRVPADFAVVVSDNGSRDGTAEIARGLGALVVSESRPGYGAAVHTGLLAATHEYVAFMDGDGSFDPAELLPLLEDVRSGRADLAVGRRRPVRSGVWPWHARAGNALIVAWLRRRIKMDAHDIAPMRVCRRQALLDLDVQDRRFGYPVEMLQKATMAGWRVSERDVGYHPRAEGTKSKVSGSVKGTLRTARDFWRVLA; from the coding sequence GTGACGACGTGCGACCTGGTGCTTCCGTGCCGCGACGAGGGCCCGGCCCTGCGGTCGCTGCTGCCGCGGGTCCCGGCCGACTTCGCCGTCGTCGTCTCCGACAACGGGTCCCGTGACGGGACCGCCGAGATCGCCCGCGGCCTCGGCGCCCTGGTGGTCTCCGAGTCCCGACCGGGGTACGGCGCCGCGGTCCACACGGGCCTGCTGGCCGCCACCCACGAGTACGTCGCGTTCATGGACGGCGACGGGTCCTTCGACCCCGCCGAGCTGCTGCCCCTGCTCGAGGACGTCCGCTCGGGTCGCGCCGACCTCGCGGTGGGCCGCCGCCGGCCCGTCCGCTCGGGCGTGTGGCCCTGGCACGCCCGCGCCGGGAACGCGCTGATCGTGGCCTGGCTGCGCCGGCGGATCAAGATGGACGCCCACGACATCGCCCCGATGCGGGTCTGCCGCCGTCAGGCGCTGCTCGACCTCGACGTGCAGGACCGCCGCTTCGGCTACCCCGTCGAGATGCTCCAGAAGGCCACGATGGCCGGCTGGCGGGTGAGTGAGCGCGACGTGGGCTACCACCCGCGTGCCGAGGGCACGAAGTCGAAGGTGTCCGGCTCGGTCAAGGGCACCCTGCGCACCGCCCGCGACTTTTGGCGGGTGCTCGCGTGA
- a CDS encoding TIGR04282 family arsenosugar biosynthesis glycosyltransferase codes for MTRRDDAGARAGTTGDETGASFRVLVMAKAPVAGRVKTRLGVDVGHDAAARIASAALLDTLEAATAAAGAEGCHLALDGDLDDAVGAPELRAALAGWTVTPQRGDGFAERLVAAHADAGPGLVVQVGMDTPHASADLLAAAAAPLQADEPAYDAVLGPADDGGWWVLARRDPAVAAVLAGVEMSTDRTGADTRDALVGAGWRVGTTVMLRDVDEVDDADAVAALAPGSHFATAWSAAHVTTPGSGPGVVEEDPA; via the coding sequence GTGACCCGACGTGACGACGCGGGGGCCCGCGCGGGCACGACCGGGGACGAGACCGGGGCGAGCTTCCGGGTGCTGGTGATGGCCAAGGCGCCCGTCGCCGGTCGGGTCAAGACCCGGCTGGGCGTCGACGTCGGTCACGACGCCGCCGCGCGGATCGCCTCCGCGGCCCTGCTCGACACCCTCGAGGCCGCCACCGCAGCCGCGGGCGCCGAGGGCTGCCACCTCGCCCTCGACGGGGACCTCGACGACGCGGTCGGTGCCCCCGAGCTGCGCGCGGCCCTCGCCGGCTGGACCGTCACGCCGCAGCGCGGCGACGGGTTCGCCGAGCGCCTGGTGGCCGCCCACGCCGACGCCGGCCCCGGCCTCGTCGTGCAGGTCGGCATGGACACCCCGCACGCGAGCGCCGACCTGCTGGCCGCCGCCGCCGCGCCGCTGCAGGCCGACGAGCCGGCGTACGACGCGGTGCTCGGCCCGGCCGACGACGGCGGCTGGTGGGTGCTGGCGCGGCGTGACCCCGCGGTGGCCGCCGTGCTCGCGGGCGTCGAGATGTCCACCGACCGCACCGGGGCCGACACCCGCGACGCCCTCGTCGGCGCCGGGTGGCGGGTGGGCACCACCGTCATGCTGCGTGACGTCGACGAGGTCGACGACGCCGACGCCGTGGCCGCCCTGGCCCCCGGCAGCCACTTCGCCACGGCCTGGTCCGCGGCGCACGTCACCACCCCGGGCTCGGGCCCGGGCGTTGTCGAGGAGGACCCCGCATGA
- a CDS encoding phosphoribosyltransferase, translated as MDEREVLTWETFGRCVPELAGQVSADGYRPDLVLSVARGGLALGMGLGYALGVKACAMLNVEFYTGVDARLDEPVVLGPGPSPADLAGRRVLVADDVADTGRTLAAVRDLCAPHAAEVRVAVLYDKPGSVVRPDYSWRRTDRWIDFPWSSVEAVVTGSVPA; from the coding sequence GTGGACGAGCGCGAGGTGCTGACGTGGGAGACCTTCGGCCGGTGTGTGCCGGAGTTGGCCGGCCAGGTGTCGGCGGACGGGTACCGACCGGACCTGGTGCTGAGCGTGGCCCGCGGCGGCCTCGCGCTCGGGATGGGGCTCGGGTACGCGCTCGGGGTCAAGGCCTGCGCCATGCTGAACGTCGAGTTCTACACCGGGGTCGACGCGCGCCTGGACGAGCCGGTGGTGCTGGGCCCCGGGCCGTCACCGGCCGACCTGGCCGGCCGTCGGGTGCTGGTCGCCGACGACGTGGCCGACACCGGCCGTACGCTCGCGGCGGTCCGGGACCTGTGTGCGCCCCACGCCGCCGAGGTCAGGGTGGCGGTGCTCTACGACAAGCCGGGGTCGGTGGTGCGTCCGGACTACTCCTGGCGCCGTACCGACCGGTGGATCGACTTCCCGTGGTCCTCGGTCGAGGCCGTGGTCACCGGCTCCGTGCCCGCCTGA
- a CDS encoding class I SAM-dependent methyltransferase, producing the protein MSEEQLSVEPAEDPFSPLEPPAGVLEALDDDGQASFTTVFSHALRGEPCHVVGLGPEPQHLPMADWTREADSLDQSLIAQCVGSTLDIGCGPGRLSAALAENGHVVLGIDVVHEAVGQTRQRGVAALRRDVFDRLPGEGRWRSALLADGNVGIGGDPEALLKRVRQLLDPTGRVVVEVAPPGVPFTTHWAALECAGTRSRPFRWSVVGVDDVGDIAAAVGFGVASTHRHGEDRWSVVLEEQR; encoded by the coding sequence ATGAGCGAGGAGCAGCTGTCAGTCGAGCCCGCCGAGGACCCGTTCTCCCCGCTGGAGCCGCCCGCCGGTGTGCTGGAGGCCCTCGACGACGACGGCCAGGCGTCCTTCACCACCGTCTTCTCCCACGCCCTGCGCGGCGAGCCCTGCCACGTGGTCGGGCTCGGACCCGAGCCCCAGCACCTCCCGATGGCCGACTGGACCCGGGAGGCCGACTCGCTCGACCAGTCGCTGATCGCTCAGTGCGTGGGCTCGACCCTCGACATCGGGTGCGGCCCGGGGCGCCTCAGCGCGGCGCTGGCCGAGAACGGCCACGTCGTGCTCGGCATCGACGTGGTCCACGAGGCCGTCGGGCAGACCCGTCAGCGCGGCGTCGCCGCCCTGCGTCGTGACGTCTTCGACCGGCTGCCCGGCGAGGGCCGTTGGCGCTCCGCGCTCCTGGCCGACGGCAACGTCGGGATCGGGGGGGACCCCGAGGCGCTGCTGAAGCGGGTCCGCCAGCTGCTCGACCCGACCGGCCGGGTGGTCGTCGAGGTGGCCCCGCCCGGTGTCCCGTTCACCACCCACTGGGCCGCCCTCGAGTGCGCCGGCACCCGCAGCCGGCCCTTCCGCTGGTCGGTCGTCGGTGTCGACGACGTCGGCGACATCGCGGCCGCGGTCGGGTTCGGCGTCGCCTCGACGCACCGCCACGGCGAGGACCGCTGGTCGGTCGTGCTGGAAGAGCAGAGATGA
- a CDS encoding molybdopterin-dependent oxidoreductase, which translates to MTRTLPVPTEERFTSRLRSPAVAARIGVWLAVAFTTCFVTGLISHYAQNVDHPVPFPTSPAWGYRVTQGLHVISGYAAVPLLLVKLWTVFPRLFQAVPLGDLRRLVLHGLERVSIAVLVGAALFQLVSGIMNAAQWYPWSFSFRPSHYAMAWVAIGALLVHVAVKLPVIRDALLGDVEDTTHDRPSATREGALSRRGLLRTTWAAAGVAVLATAGGSVAWLRQVSVLAVRTGDGPQGIPINRSAEAAGVTTAAVAPGAYALELVNGATSLTLDRADLEAMTQHTEELPIACVEGWSATATWTGVRVSELMALVDATGGPDVVVTSLQRFGAFSTTMMQGGFVEDDRTLLALRLNGEELSLDHGFPCRVIAPNRPGVLQTKWVTRLEVST; encoded by the coding sequence ATGACCCGCACGCTCCCGGTCCCCACCGAGGAGCGCTTCACCAGCCGCCTGCGCAGCCCCGCCGTGGCCGCGCGGATCGGTGTGTGGCTGGCGGTGGCCTTCACCACCTGCTTCGTCACCGGGCTGATCAGCCACTACGCCCAGAACGTCGACCACCCCGTCCCGTTCCCCACGAGCCCTGCCTGGGGCTACCGGGTCACCCAGGGCCTGCACGTGATCAGCGGGTACGCCGCGGTCCCGCTGCTGCTGGTCAAGCTCTGGACGGTCTTCCCCCGGCTGTTCCAGGCCGTGCCGCTCGGCGACCTGCGCCGACTGGTCCTGCACGGCCTCGAGCGCGTCTCGATCGCGGTGCTGGTCGGTGCGGCGCTGTTCCAGCTGGTCTCCGGGATCATGAACGCGGCCCAGTGGTACCCCTGGTCGTTCTCCTTCCGCCCCAGTCACTACGCGATGGCGTGGGTGGCGATCGGCGCGCTGCTGGTGCACGTGGCCGTCAAGCTGCCGGTCATCCGCGACGCCCTGCTCGGTGACGTCGAGGACACCACCCACGACCGGCCCTCGGCCACGCGCGAGGGCGCGCTGAGCCGCCGGGGCCTGCTGCGCACCACCTGGGCCGCGGCCGGAGTCGCGGTGCTGGCCACGGCCGGGGGGAGCGTCGCCTGGCTGCGCCAGGTCTCCGTCCTGGCGGTGCGCACCGGCGACGGTCCGCAGGGGATCCCGATCAACCGCTCGGCCGAGGCCGCCGGCGTCACGACCGCGGCGGTGGCTCCCGGCGCGTACGCCCTGGAGCTCGTCAACGGGGCCACCTCGCTCACCCTGGACCGCGCCGACCTCGAGGCGATGACCCAGCACACCGAGGAGCTCCCGATCGCCTGCGTCGAGGGGTGGAGCGCGACGGCGACCTGGACCGGCGTCCGCGTCTCCGAGCTGATGGCGCTCGTCGACGCGACCGGCGGGCCCGACGTCGTGGTCACCTCGCTGCAGCGCTTCGGCGCGTTCTCCACCACGATGATGCAGGGCGGTTTCGTCGAGGACGACCGGACGCTCCTGGCGCTGAGGCTCAACGGCGAGGAGCTGTCCCTCGACCACGGGTTCCCCTGCCGGGTGATCGCCCCGAACCGGCCCGGGGTGCTGCAGACGAAGTGGGTCACCCGGCTCGAGGTGTCGACGTGA
- a CDS encoding regulatory protein RecX — MTSESDPAGPDPVAPDPWRGDVADGVAAWTRGRAVPKPERADRPTRPGRSGTRSGSRQGGRQGGRRGSTSGGRSGSTGRGPSAERPPEPDADPEQTARTILLDQLVGRARSRRELADKLAAKGVEDDVATRVLDRFTDVGLVDDAAFAATWVQQRQSGKGLARRALAQELRRKGVDDEVAREALDEVDPDQERDAARQLVRKKMRTLTRVDQTTATRRLVGMLARKGYGAGVAWSVVREELDADEDAFPEAPDDL, encoded by the coding sequence ATGACTTCTGAGTCGGATCCTGCTGGTCCGGACCCCGTTGCTCCGGACCCGTGGCGCGGCGACGTCGCCGACGGCGTCGCCGCCTGGACCCGGGGCCGGGCCGTGCCCAAGCCGGAGCGGGCCGACCGCCCCACGCGACCGGGACGGTCGGGCACCAGGTCGGGCAGCCGCCAGGGCGGTCGGCAGGGCGGTCGCCGGGGCAGCACGTCGGGCGGCAGGTCGGGCTCGACGGGCCGCGGCCCGTCGGCCGAGCGTCCGCCGGAGCCGGACGCCGACCCCGAGCAGACCGCGCGCACCATCCTGCTCGACCAGCTGGTCGGTCGGGCCCGTAGCCGCCGCGAGCTGGCCGACAAGCTGGCCGCCAAGGGCGTCGAGGACGACGTCGCCACCCGGGTGCTCGACCGGTTCACCGACGTCGGCCTGGTCGACGACGCCGCCTTCGCCGCCACCTGGGTCCAGCAGCGCCAGTCCGGCAAGGGCCTGGCCCGCCGCGCCCTGGCCCAGGAGCTGCGCCGCAAGGGCGTGGACGACGAGGTCGCCCGCGAGGCGCTCGACGAGGTCGACCCCGACCAGGAGCGGGACGCCGCGCGGCAGCTCGTGCGCAAGAAGATGCGCACGCTGACCCGCGTCGACCAGACCACCGCCACCCGTCGGCTGGTCGGGATGCTGGCCCGCAAGGGCTACGGCGCCGGCGTGGCCTGGTCGGTGGTCCGCGAGGAGCTCGACGCCGACGAGGACGCCTTCCCCGAGGCGCCGGACGACCTGTAG
- a CDS encoding sirohydrochlorin chelatase translates to MSAPALVALAPGGRDPQAVATVTALVAEVRALRPDLRVEVAFLERARPSFDTVVDRLARAGHDEVVVVPLLLTNEGSASGDVARAVLAAGERHPGLRISASEVLGVSPSFLGVLDERLRDALRVHRVRELDALVLAGEGSGDALANQTVARLARMWGARHHLPVTAAYATTAPPATGEAVRAFRGQGRRHIAVGSLFLAPGALTSRAAELALEAGAVAISEPLGAHPEVARGVLARYAVGAVELVPV, encoded by the coding sequence ATGTCCGCTCCCGCGCTCGTCGCCCTCGCGCCCGGTGGGCGCGACCCCCAGGCCGTCGCCACCGTCACCGCGCTCGTCGCCGAGGTCCGCGCCCTGCGCCCGGACCTGCGGGTCGAGGTCGCCTTCCTCGAGCGGGCCCGACCCTCGTTCGACACCGTGGTCGACCGGCTGGCACGGGCCGGGCACGACGAGGTCGTCGTGGTGCCCCTGCTGCTGACCAACGAGGGGTCCGCGAGCGGCGACGTCGCCCGCGCCGTCCTCGCCGCCGGCGAGCGGCACCCGGGCCTGCGGATCAGCGCCTCCGAGGTCCTCGGGGTCTCCCCCAGCTTCCTCGGGGTGCTCGACGAGCGGCTGCGCGACGCGCTGCGGGTGCACCGGGTGCGGGAGCTCGACGCCCTCGTCCTGGCCGGTGAGGGCTCGGGCGACGCGCTGGCGAACCAGACCGTCGCGCGCCTGGCCCGGATGTGGGGCGCACGCCACCACCTGCCGGTCACCGCGGCGTACGCCACCACCGCCCCGCCGGCCACCGGCGAGGCCGTGCGGGCCTTCCGCGGCCAGGGCCGCCGCCACATCGCCGTGGGCTCGCTCTTCCTCGCCCCCGGCGCGCTGACCTCCCGCGCCGCCGAGCTGGCCCTCGAGGCCGGCGCCGTCGCGATCTCCGAGCCGCTCGGCGCCCACCCCGAGGTCGCCCGCGGCGTGCTCGCGCGGTACGCCGTCGGCGCCGTCGAGCTCGTCCCCGTCTGA
- a CDS encoding nitrite/sulfite reductase, translating to MADMRFQAEKAAHTEIPRPKRAEGQWALGYTEPLNKNEQSKKDDDPLNVRDRILYTYSKRGFASIDPADLRGRFRWMGLYTQRAPGFDGGKTATVPEEELDDSYFMLRVRSDGALLDHEAVRALGTIGVDFARGTADVTDRENIQYHWIRIEDVPAIWERLDAAGLSSLEACGDSPRPFLGSPVAGVSKDEIIDGTAALDEIKRRFIGDPAFSNFPRKFKTALTGHPGHDVSPETNDISFVGTVHPEHGPGFDLWVGGGLSTNPKLAARMGVWIPLDEVADAWEGVASIFRDYGYRRLRSRARLKFLVADWGVEKFREVLEKEYLGRTLVDCPSPETPTGHRDHIGVHEQKDGRFYVGLAPTAGRVSGSMLVELADAIEAHGAAGARLTPYQKIVVIGVDADQVEPLVARMDAIGLQARPSNWRRNTMACTGIEFCKLAIVDTKDRARDLVDELEQRLPDLDVPITVNVNGCPNACARTQVGDIGLKGQLVMHDGEQVEGFQVHLGGALGLNANFGRKLRAHKVTSAGLGDYVTTVVGNYLVDRADDGEDFATWVARAEEDLLRGEKSLEAAEPGGVR from the coding sequence ATGGCTGACATGCGCTTCCAGGCCGAGAAGGCCGCCCACACCGAGATCCCGCGCCCCAAGCGCGCCGAGGGTCAGTGGGCGCTCGGCTACACCGAGCCGCTGAACAAGAACGAGCAGTCCAAGAAGGACGACGACCCGCTGAACGTGCGGGACCGCATCCTCTACACCTACTCCAAGCGCGGCTTCGCCTCGATCGACCCCGCCGACCTGCGCGGGCGCTTCCGCTGGATGGGCCTCTACACCCAGCGCGCCCCCGGCTTCGACGGCGGCAAGACCGCGACGGTGCCCGAGGAGGAGCTCGACGACTCCTACTTCATGCTCCGCGTGCGCTCCGACGGCGCGCTGCTCGACCACGAGGCCGTCCGTGCGCTGGGCACGATCGGCGTGGACTTCGCGCGCGGCACCGCCGACGTGACCGACCGCGAGAACATCCAGTACCACTGGATCCGGATCGAGGACGTCCCCGCGATCTGGGAGCGGCTCGACGCCGCCGGCCTGAGCAGCCTCGAGGCGTGCGGCGACTCCCCGCGGCCCTTCCTCGGCTCGCCGGTCGCCGGGGTGTCCAAGGACGAGATCATCGACGGCACCGCCGCGCTGGACGAGATCAAGCGCCGCTTCATCGGCGACCCGGCCTTCTCCAACTTCCCCCGGAAGTTCAAGACCGCGCTGACCGGGCACCCCGGCCACGACGTGTCGCCGGAGACCAACGACATCTCCTTCGTCGGCACCGTCCACCCCGAGCACGGTCCCGGCTTCGACCTGTGGGTCGGCGGCGGTCTGTCGACGAACCCGAAGCTGGCCGCCCGGATGGGCGTGTGGATCCCGCTCGACGAGGTGGCCGACGCCTGGGAGGGCGTGGCGTCGATCTTCCGCGACTACGGCTACCGCCGGCTGCGCTCGCGGGCGCGGCTGAAGTTCCTGGTCGCCGACTGGGGCGTGGAGAAGTTCCGCGAGGTGCTCGAGAAGGAGTACCTCGGCCGCACGCTGGTCGACTGCCCCTCCCCCGAGACACCCACCGGGCACCGCGACCACATCGGCGTCCACGAGCAGAAGGACGGCCGGTTCTACGTCGGCCTGGCCCCGACCGCCGGCCGCGTGTCCGGGTCGATGCTGGTCGAGCTGGCCGACGCCATCGAGGCGCACGGCGCGGCCGGCGCGCGGCTCACGCCGTACCAGAAGATCGTCGTGATCGGCGTCGACGCCGACCAGGTCGAGCCCCTGGTGGCCCGCATGGACGCGATCGGCCTGCAGGCCCGGCCGTCGAACTGGCGGCGCAACACGATGGCCTGCACCGGCATCGAGTTCTGCAAGCTGGCGATCGTCGACACCAAGGACCGCGCCCGCGACCTCGTCGACGAGCTCGAGCAGCGCCTGCCCGACCTCGACGTGCCGATCACCGTCAACGTCAACGGCTGCCCGAACGCCTGCGCGCGCACCCAGGTCGGCGACATCGGCCTCAAGGGCCAGCTCGTGATGCACGACGGCGAGCAGGTCGAGGGCTTCCAGGTGCACCTCGGCGGTGCGCTCGGCCTGAACGCCAACTTCGGCCGCAAGCTGCGCGCCCACAAGGTCACCAGCGCCGGCCTCGGCGACTACGTCACCACCGTGGTCGGCAACTACCTGGTCGACCGCGCCGACGACGGCGAGGACTTCGCGACGTGGGTCGCCCGGGCCGAGGAGGACCTGCTGCGCGGCGAGAAGTCGCTCGAGGCCGCCGAGCCGGGCGGCGTACGGTGA